Within the Setaria viridis chromosome 3, Setaria_viridis_v4.0, whole genome shotgun sequence genome, the region AGACATTTTTCAACAAGAATTACTTACTCTAGAATAATATGGAGGTGGCTCTTTGTCTTCAGTGATCCAAGATACTTAACAATATTTTTGTGATTAAGATTCTGCATAAAGaaccaaaatatttatatttccaTAAAAGTACATAAAACGATCATGGTCCTGCTTTCAATTTCAGAACAATAGAAGCTGCTAGAGATAAATGCAAGAATGTTAGCTTTCAGACCACATTATTCCCAGATTTTATTACCTTCAATATTAAAAATGTCTAGGGAGAGACTGGGTAAGATGCATCAAAGAATCAAAGAACGAAATAAAAGCACCACAAAGTTTATAACAGTCTATATTAGATAAAAGCAAGGATCTAGTGTGATTCTTATGTATTTTCAGTAGCTACAGCAACTTTAACCTACACATCAGTAGAGCATGCAAAGGAGATGCAAATTCTATTAACAAAAGGAGAGATTTAATAGGGACGTATATGAAAAAACAAGGCCTACTTTCAGAAGGTCGATCTCTTGCTGAATACACACCACCAGCATGCCATGGAGATCATTGTGCAGAATCGTCAAACATGCACAAAGACAATTAATTAGAACACTAGGCTGCAGAGATACAAGAggaattgcaaaaaaaaaaaaaatcccaataTAGTTTTATACAAGAAGAATGAAAATAAATGACAACTTCCTCAAACTCAGTGTTCTACAAAGAATAAAGAAGTAACAAGCCAGTGCATCCTGAGACCCATGACAAAGTACTGATGTAACTTATGGTGCGACAATTTATCAGTTCACAAAGAAGGACAGACGCATCAGATATGATAAAAAACTCGACCTGCGGGGGGTAAGACAGCCcccgggcattttgctaagaagAAGACCTTCTCACGCAGGTCGAGAAAACCCCCGAACCCCTACCCCACCCTTACCGTAGCCCGTGTGAGCGACCAACGACCTGGAACAGACCTTAGACCTATGCTTTGGTGTGGGACAGAtgaggggattttttttttaaccccAGCCTGAAATTCGCTCCCGCGGGGACTCAAACCCAGGACCTGAGGAGTGCTACTAGAGCCACCTAACCAACTCAGCTAGAGGCCCGTTCGCCAAATCAGATATGATCAAAACGACAAATCAAGTTGTCGGTTCAAATCTCTATGGCCTATCACGAAACTTAAACAGTGCGTGCATATATATTTCAAAAGGAAACCTAAAACTTCAAAGTGATAAATGATACATGCATCAATGCCAAAAGGAGGAAAAGATAACTGAATTAGTGTCCACTTCCACAAAATTAACACTAATATGTAAAATTCTATTTTGGATATTAAAATTTACCCAACATCTATACAGCCATGGATAGATGAGCGTGTCAGCCTGCATAGCTGCTAGTTGCTGCCAATCCAACCATAAGGAGTTATGCAGACAAATGATAAATTTATCTATTGCAGGAGAGTTGCAAATGTTCAAATCATCATGTGCCGCTACTGCTTGCAAGGGCATATAAGGCCTAAGAATTTTCAGTTAATCTAGTCATGGTGCTGAAACTGAAGAAAAAAATCTTCTCCCCATGAATAATGTGACAAATAAAACATGCGTACTTATCATGTGTAGGTAGCAAATTTGGAAATAACTTGGCACCTATCTCATGCATTGACGTGATAACCAAGCCAATTGCATCAAACAACAGTTGCAGGCATTGCCccttgaaatatcacttttcgGACCAGATACCCCCTGCTAGTAACAGCCTCGAGTGGTGCTACTTTATGTCATGAGTCTTGTTTCTTACGAGAAAAAGTCCCAAATAATATTATGTCATATATGTTATATGGAACATGTACCATATCTTCCCACGCATACGACAATTAATAGCTCAAAAGCTAAAATATGATCGCAATCGACAAACGTATGACCAACTAGCTACATGACCAATCAGCATGCTGAAAGCCCAAAGTAATGGTTACACGTGTCTCTAGCTTCCGCTATAATTCCAAGTATGAACAGACCTTATAGGAAGCTTGCTTACGAGTCACACGAGTAAGCTAGCAGAACTTAGTGCTAGGATGTAATTTTATACTAGCATGCTACTGAACAAAAACAGTAGGCTACCAAACAGCAAGCAGCATAGCTCAAATTTCTTGTCGCATCTTATAGCAATTGAGGCTACTGCTGCTGTTGTATGTTACACAGCTCCCCAAAAACCACATTCCATGCACTTCCACGCATTTGCTGGTCGGCACTTGCTGCGCATGATAAGCCAAAATAATGAAACCTCACCATTATTATGTTGAGATCCTCCTGCGGAATGTTCTCCAGCGAGACCTGTTTGATGGCCACGAAATCGCCATTCTCCAGGTCAAGTCCCTTGTACACGCGACCGTACGCCCCCTTCCCTATCTCATCTCCAAGCATCTGCGCGCGGGCGCACAAAATAGTCAGTGAGAGGAGCTCACCCCCCAAAAAAATTCGCCACACCAAACATGAATTCCCCCCGGATCCGAGGCGGGAAGCGCGAGAACACTCACGTATTTGTTGTCGAGCGTCTTGGATTTGTGGAACTGCGCATTGTGCTGCCTCGACGCCATCTGGTCGCCTCCTCCGTGGCacgggccggccgccggcggccgcggcgggggcgggtggATCAGCAGCGGCGGAGCATAGTCTCTCGCGAGCTTGCGGCTGGAGCCATTCACTTGCTCTAGGGTTTGGGTGGGAAGGGAATTGGAGGATGGGGGAAGCACCGAAGCAGGAAGACGaaggtggagaggagagagagagacaaaCAGTGTAGGTGCTTTTCTGTAAATATTACTACTATTTTCGTTTTGCTTTGACGATTTTTCTGGGCGTAGGAAATTAACGGAATGGATCCCTTTTATAGCGGGAGTGGGCCATTGCAGTTGGCGGAAGCCAACGAGGATGTTGCAGGGATAAGCGGGGGTAGGGACTGTCAATTAGCTGTCATCGACTAGCTGCGTCAAGATCTTGCGCCTCATGCGGGGCCGCTGTGATCCCTTTAATAAGGATTTTCTTATACGTCTTTAATAAAGCATTCAACGAAAATGTGACATGGTTTTGtctcacatatatatatatatatatatcaaagtCTTTTTCTTAGAAGACGGAAGATCGCTAGCTCGTTTGGGCCTTCATATTATTATTACTTTTTTTTAGAAGCTAATGCGATTGGTTTGGCCTTTGGGGTGTTGGGGGCGAAGCAGAGTTTGTTCGAAGATCACAATGCAGATAGTGAAGTCTAATTTTGAATGAGTAAAAACCATGTTCCTTTTCTCCTCCGAAAACTCGATTTTGTGTTGTGTCTTTGAACAATGATAAATTTAAGTATATTTCTTCTTGTGATTGCTTCTCAAAACTGTTCTCTCGTCCAGTCTCACTCAATTGGGTTTTAATCAAACTAGCACTCGGTGTTTTTAATATGTGTATCGTACCTTAATCCGATGGTTTGCACCTTCCATCAACTTCTCTAACCCAAAAAACACACTAAAATTTAAATCAACATTCATTTCACTTTACACTTTACAATGATTTTGGCACCGATGTGCCATCTTAGCAACCTATCACTCTCAAAGTATCGAcaccttctccttcctcacctCCGCCCTCCTCCCACATCTCCATCGGCTTCTGTCATTGACTTGTCCCTCCTTTATGTTGCCGTCTCTCTGAACTTATTGGATGCATGTAAATTCCTACTTTAGACCAAATCTAAAGTCTTCGTTCACTATTGTTTCATAGACTCGTAGttgttgaaaaaaatatgaatacgTGCGTTGGGGCTGCCATCTCTTCTTGCTAAAATGCAAGTGGCTTAAAAAGTGAGATTTACGATTCATCACCCTCTCATCTAGGTTTTAGAGCGCCTCCAATGATATAAGTTAGTTGATAGCTCATAGTTAATGTTAATCCCATATACATGGCAGCTTTGAAGATCGTGCTGTAAGAAAAACTTGCATTGAAAAGTGAATGAGACTACCTCTTCACTCCATGCTGGCCTTATATCTATTGTACTGTTTAATTAGTAAAAAATTGATTGAGTTAGCTCTAAACTAGACCTTCGGAGCCGCCGGCGTGGTGCCAAGACGCACGGCATCCACTGTTGCCCCTCCGTGCACCGTGCTGCGCTGCGTGGTCCTCCAAAGTTGCATTCTGCGTGTTGCTGTAGTTTTAGGCTAAATAAAGaaagaggagaagagaagaaaaaccAGGCGTGCACTACTTCTTGGCTCTTGCCCGCCCGGGGCTTTTCCATCGCTCACCTGATCACCTCAGCACGCAGCCGTGCACCGTCAGCTCACACGCTAACGCGAAACTGGCCGAAAGCCTCGACAGCGCGCGCGGTAGGCCGGTAGCTGTGCTCCTCAGTGCCTAACTGGAGCACTACGTTCCAAGTCCCCGAAGTTCAGAGGAGATCGAGGGGTGGCCACACCGCCACACCGGTACATATCTACATGTTCCTCGTGGCTGCTAAGGTTTGGCCACAAATTACTGTAGTTGCAGCTTTTCGATGCTGTGAACTTTGGCTCCGACCGATGCGCTGCAGTGAAGACGACGAGGAGAGAGTCCACCCCGGAAGCGGAGTCAGTCCCGTCCGGAGACTCTCTTCCGAGGTTCATGTCCGCTGCTTCATTCACTCATGTCCTCTGCTTCCAACAGAGTACTGCGAGCCTCTCAATCTTTCCTTCCAACAACTCGAGCATACTCCTAGAGCATAGAGCAGCGTGGTTATCCCCAAACAACAAGTGTCATCTGTTCGAATTAAAAACATTTGGCTATAATGATATTACTTCTGGACTAGATATGTGCTGtgtgagatggtaagaaagctacgcgtgaggcTTAAGATCGTGAGTTCGAATTCTACGCACCGCACACGtacatatttcgcgtgaaactTCTCCGGCATCGCGCGAGTGCTCGTTGCGTCGTGCCGCAAGTGGAGGCTCCGGATGCCGCACCCCGACGAcgcgcggcggcaggaggcgctCCTGTACAACGGCGACCCTCCCGCCGCTGGGAACGACGGCCGCCTCGTGTTCAGGATCCCCCTCAAGATGAAGCTCAGCTTCCTGAACAAGGCGGCCATCACGACGGACGCCGCTGACGAGGTACGGCCCGACGGCTCCCTGGCGAGGCCGTGGGACCTGTGCAGCGTGCAGCAGGTGGAGGAAGCCAAATGCATCGTGAAAGTCATCCCCGTGTGGATCTCCGGGACGCTGTGGTTCACCGTGGTGGCGGAGCTGACCAACTACACGTTCCTCCAGGCGGCGACCATGGACCTCCACGTGGGCGGGCATTTCACCATCCCGCCGGTCTCGATCACCGCCGTGTTCTACCTCGCCGTGGCGCTATCCGTGCCCGTCTACGACCTGCTCATAtcccgcgccgcgcggcggctcACCAAGACCAAGGCCAGGGGCGGCACCACCTTGCTCCAGAAGCAGGGCGCCGggctggcggccgccgcgctggaCAGCGGCGATGGTGCGTCCCCGCTGTCCGTGTTCCTCCTGGTGCGGCAGCTTGCGGTTGATCGGGCTACTCAGGAAAAATGACGTGCGTGGTGCATGATGGGAGGGCGAGGAGGGAAGGGAAAGACTGCCGGAActtggcggtgctccggcgagccgcggcgTGAGGAGCAGGCTGCGTTCTTTCGCCCCGCGGGGGAGGACGGTGTTTCAGATACAGTCCGCCCCGGACGGTATCTGAAACACCGTCCACCCCCGGGCCCCGGTACCTGCTAGCCGCCCGATGCGACATGGACCTGCTAGCCGGGATTGAGTAGATCGCGGAAGGAGACCAAAGGCGCTCTGCCAGTCTGCCTCGTCAGAATTAGAGTCGGACGCCGGAGGCCGTGCTGCGGTGCTCCGCCGTCTCCGGCGAAGCATACCATCATCCAGGCGTCGACCATGAACCTCCACATGGGCAGGAACTTCGCCATCCCGCCGGTCTCTATCGCCGCCGTGTTCTACCTCGCCGTGGCGCTGTCCGTGCCCGTCTACGACCTGCtcgtcgcccgcgccgcgcggcgggtCACCAAGACCAagggcggcggcaatggcatCACCTTGCTCCAGAGGCAGGGCGCCGGACTGGCGGTAGGTACGCTGGCGTTCATGGTCGCGGCCGCcgtggagcggaggcggcggcgatccgcgctggcgctcggcgacggcgcgtcGTCCCCGCTGCCCGTGTTCCTCCTGGCGCCGCAGCTCGCCGTGATGGGCGTGCCGGGCGCGCTCAGCATGGTGGGGCAGACGGAGTTCTACAACACGCAGTTCCCGGACCAGATGCGCACGCTCGCCAACGCCGCCTTCTACTGCGCGCAGGGCGTCAGCAGCTACCTGGCCACGCTCGTGGTCAGCGTCGTGAacgcggcgacgaggcggcgcggcgggcccgCTGGCTGGGTCACCGACGACATCAACGCCGGGAGGATCGACTACTTCTGCTACGCCATGGCCGTGCTCACCGCGGCCAACTTCGTCTACTTCCTCCTCGTGTGCGCGCACTTCTACCGGTACGAGGGAGAGCAGGCTGCCGACgcccctgccgctgccggaCCTGAGCCTGCACGAGACGGTGGTAGCACAAGCGACAGCGACGCCGCGCTCCTCAAAACTTAGCAAGACAGAGCCTTGTATGTTGAAAGAATGAAAAATCATTCCTGATCTTACTGGATGCAATCATTGTGAGATCAAAAATTCAGAAGAGGCCACCAGAGTGAATTGAACCATTATTTTCTTGTGAAATTTACAGTATATAGATGGTCAGATACTCAGATGGATGGGATGCGTTAGTTACATGAtggagcacggcggcgggtcCTGTTCGTAGACTACTCTCTCCTGGTACCTGGGGCACGCAGGCCACGATGGGACGTGGTGGACGAACACCGTGGCCGGCTGCTCGGGCGCCTTCTTCTCCGCGTCCGCCGACGGCTTCTTctccgcgtccgccgccggtTTGTTCTCGTCGgccttcttctgctgctgctcgggCTTCTTCTCCTCGGCCGGCTTCGGCGGCGCGCCGATGGTGATGACGGACGCGCGCCTCCCGGCCTTCCTCGCCTGCACGATCACGTCCACCGGGTCCACCGTGCCGGTCACCGTCATCGTGCCCTTCTCCGAGTCCACCTCGATCTTGTCAACACCTGAATCATGGATGGGTTGCTTCGATCATTGCCGTTGCATTGTCGGAATCCATGTTGCATAGTTGGATGGGTTACCTTGGAGGCCGGAGACGGCCTGAAGGACCTTGCGCTTGCATTTGGCGCAggaggtgtccaccttgatcaCCGTCACCTTCGACATGGACGCAGGAGCCCTTTTGCCACTGATGCCTCTGTCTGGCCTCGCACGATGAGTGCCCGGCAGAGGGTTTGCTCCCGCCTGAGCTAGCACAAATATTTCTGCTAGTTTTCAGGTGGTTGGAGGGACAAACTGGGTAGCTCAACCCCTGACTCCGAGAAGTCTAATCGGTGTCCCCTCGCATTGGCTAGCTGCTAACATTGTCAGCACCAACTTCCAGTGATTGGCGACTACGCTGCAGATTCTAGAACGCATTTCCCTCGTGCAATGGTTCGTTCCCACCAAGCTTGTGTCATGAACAGGGATCATGCGAGGACTCAGCTGCAATGGTCCGATCAGCCGGGATTCTGGTGGGGTAGTTACACTTGCACGATTTTTCTAGTTGTTGAATAGTAAGCGTTTTCGTTACTACTACTTTTATTATTGCTCGTATTCTGATTCCTAATCCCTAGTGTGTTTGAAACTGCACTCTGCCATGTCTCTCGATTTCTTCAAGTTTTTCTGCCGGTTAGTTTTGCACCATGACATGCATGAGCATGACCCTGATAAGTGATATCCTAACAATAATGTGCAGGCTATATAAACTACACCATTGGTTTAGCTTGCAATTTAACTGTTTAAACAGGACATCCTCTCCTTTTGTCTACGCCAAGCTAGAAGTTGAACAACTGTATCTAACTAATCCTGCAAAGGGCGGACAACGTGGACGAATCAACTACATGCATCCTTGAACAGAGAAATAGCAAATACGCAGTATAAATTTGGATAAAAGAAACACATACAGCGTAATCAAGCAATGCTAGAAACACTTCACGCCTTTTCATAAGCTCATCTGGGCTCTGGCACAGCAGAATCACGCGGCAAGAACAACGGCTAGACGACGACAGGAGCTTGTGGCCTGTTGCCATCAACGAAAACAGACAGTATCGCAGGTCCGACAGGCAGGATATCCTCCAATGAAGCCAATAGCCAGATACAGATTTCCAGCCATCAGCCCATCACCACCGATTCTAAGATATGTTTGCTTTGTCCAAGACCAGAGCGTGAGAAGATGAAAGTATCACCAAACATTTCAGCAGTAGAAAATTAGGACACATGACACTAGGAAAGATGGTAACCTGCGAGGGAAACTTCAGCCCTCATTTCAACTGGGATGTTACAGTGAGTGGTTGCCACGGTAAGCAGTTCAGTCATCTCAGGTTCTCAACTAACATTGAGCATCTCTGCAGATTTGCGGTGACAATCCACAGTGTATGCACTAGTAGAGTTACAGCAGCAATGACGAACAACACCTCCTTAGTACTCATGAAGTCACAACAGCAGCGTCAACAAATAGCAATCGCCACTCTGTAATGGGCGGGCCCTTCCCCCTTCTCCAGACGTATATAGGAAGAGGCTCCTCATTGTTGGAGCTGAATCTGCGAAGCGTCTTTAGTGTTACTGCCCTTCAGAGATGGCACGAGCTCCTCATTTCTTGAGTAGAAATTGACTATCTTCTGGTCCAGTTTAAAATAATGTTCCATCTTATCCAGAGGTTTCACATCCAGATCAATGAAATTTGCCTGCAAAAGGAATGTGTAATTTAATACCATTTATGTGGaagaatattaaaaaaaagaaatgaattcaGTAAACTCATTTgtgaactactccctccgtcctaaattatggGTCGTTTTGAGTTTTCTAAGTTCATACCTTTTACTGTGCATCTAGATATGATATATATcaaggtgcatagcaaaacctATATGAATCTAAAAGACCCAAAACGACTAATAATTTGGACAGTATATGTTAGTTTAGTTGCTGGATACTTGAAGATGACGGTAATACAACAATATATCTCACAGTAGTATACCTTGTACTCATAGGTTTGCTTCACAGAATCAAGAAATACTGAATCATACTCAGAATCTGCAGTTCCACTCTCTCTTGGACGAAAGCTGATCATCAGGCTACAGTCCTTTGCAGTAGCAGAAACAAGGAAGTCCCTGACAATCTTCAAGCTCTTGTCCAACGGAAGAGAATGCAAAAGAGTGTACTTCCGCAATAGCTCTGCATCAGTTACATTTTTGCAGACCAAACAAGGCTGCGAAATTATGCTGTAGTACAAATGAATCGCCCCTTCAATGTCATGATCGTCCAGCTTTTGGGTGATCAACAATTTACCAAGTACTCCAGATCTAAAAATTGCCTCTGACAGGAGCTCAATGAAGTCAGGTAGCTCTAGGCCACTAACCTTGCTGAGATCTTGAAGACACTTGTCTGTTTCAGCAGGATGAACGTTATCTGCTCCACCTCCCATGCCACCAAAAACTAAAGAACCATTGACAAAAACCCTGAAGTTGTTCTGAGGAGTTGAGAAAAATGACTTGATGGCAATGCATATCCTTTCTTTTGACCCAGAAAATAGATCAAGAGGATTGTATTCACTAGGCGTCGATATCTGAAATGTGTGCAAGAATGTGTTGGGTATCAACCTGATTTCCAAAACCAAAAGAGATAATATAGTATTACAAGAGTGCCATAAATAACACGAAAGCATGTAGGTTTTTGTCATATAATTGTATCAACAACGCATGTTTCTTTTTCAATGAGCAAGAGCAAAAGAGAGTGCGATTCTATCTTGTATCAATCATTTTAATATACATACCTCACCCTGATGAAATTTGAGGTGCTGATGCATCTTATATCGTGTTACTTGTTTCTTGATGGAATTTTCTTTTGATATATATTCTGATGACGGCAAAAACCCACATTTGGCCTGAAAGGTGAAGCATGCCAAAAATAAGCAATGGTAAACATCTAACACACAATAAAGGATGAGAATAAAAGAGGAAGCTCGCAAAGTACCTTAATCTCCACAGCTATGCAACTGTTGCCTCTCGGATTACCTGAGATTAAGAAAGACTTTCCGTAGtaagcaaacaaaaaaattcaAGCTAATATAGAGGTCTAAAAACCCCATAATAGAGCCCATCTGAATCTACTATGAATTCAGGTTGATGCCCAGCTGCCATTTCAAGACAGCAATCAAGCTCTTGCGGTTCAACCTAGAATTAAGTTATGAATCAGTGAAAAAACAAGCCAGTTTCTACCATCTTGATGCCCATTTGGCTGTGGTAAGTAGTATTTGCAAATTTAAACCAATAAGAACTGCAAACCTAATGATGTTTATACACATCTAACACAAATAGAAACAACAAGCTAGGCAACAGTCTTGCCACAAATGTTCCACGCAGAACGAATGAATATAGCACTACTGACTAGACGTTACTGAATCAACCTTCTTTTCTAACATAAACAAGATTCAAATTATGGTAAAAAGAGGGATGGAGAGTTTACCAGAAAATAATGAGTGATCTGGTATTAGAAGAGCAGCATCGGCAGTGTTATCAATTGAGCTCGCATTCACTCTCCAAGCAGGACGGCTATTAAGAACATTCTTTTCAACAAGCTCCAGAAAATCCCTAGAGACACATACACGAACCTGCACGATGGAAAGACAGCATGATTTCTTTGTTGAGTCATGCAGATCCAAAGAATGATGCatttttaaacaacttaacAGCAATTAACAAATGATGAAATAACAGCATGATGATGACCAAAGCCAAATGTTTGCACATCCAAGGCATGCTATTTCatgtatactccctccattttaactATATGACGTTtattcatttttgaactaattagcttgtcccaaaaatcatatatttaaaaGAGGGAGTAGCAGACTAGTAGGGTGATAGTGATTACTAGGAAATGGTCGCAATTTTCTCATTACTGCAAAAAAAGAATATCGAAGTATCAAGGATTGTTGATATGTTGCTAACCATAAAAACAGAATAACAAGAATAAGTTGAAACCGAACCGTACCCCACCATCAACATGATTAGCACCCAGATGTTTGCTCATAACATGCATTACATAGGCTTGAGCTAAGCAGTCTTGTTTGACAGAGTCAACCAATTCTGGGATATGGCCCCACAGGAGTTGCTCATAACTTGAGAAGACCATACAACTTGGTGCCGGTTGCGACTTGTCTTTTAGAATCTTCTTGACCCGCAGTACCTTGCCAAGCTGAAAACAAGTGAAAAATAAGATCATCAAAGTGAGATAATATTTCCACCAAGCACATCATAATCAGGAAAGAATGCATGCATGGTCACAAACTGGACAATGATGAAAGCCGTAACGTATGCTAATTTTTGGGGTTTTTCATGCGACCAAGTGATCCCTGATCCCTGTGTAATCACTTGCTCGATCAGGTACCGGATCCGGGCTGGAATAGCCACATCCGTGCAGCAGCAACAGAGCCCCGAAATTCACAGCACACCAAGCAAATGAGGACACACTAGGAACCAAATCAGTGCATACCATGGCAGGGGATGAGCCCGTGTAGCTGAGGATGAGATTCGCAGCGCCCTCCCCTTTGTAAACCCAGTCCTTGGCATCTCCCGCTTGCAGAACCCCTTCCATCTCCATCGAAAAtcagcagctgctgcaggagCGAATCGAACAGAAATTGGTGATCCCGAGAGTCAAAAGCGCGGAGAAGGAACACGCAATCTGCATCTGTACGTCATCTAGCTTTGCTGGTTAGCTCCGCCATCCGCAGCAAAACCCATGCCGCGGTGAGATCAGTACGGCGGAATCAAGCGAAATGAAGCGAGCGAGCAAGCTCCTAGGCGGAGCGGCGTTTCGTCGAGCAGATGGCGAACGGCCGAGAGCAGCGGCATGGGGAGCAGCCGAGCAAGCCGGCGGAGAGGAGCTACGAGGGGAGCGGGCGGGTGCGATACTTACCAGCGGAAGGAGGTGGGCTCGGGGCTGCGCTCCCGTTGGTTCCTACTCCGGCCGTCCGGCGCTcaccggagggggagggggaggaggaggctggaAGCAGCAGAGATCGCCAGTTCGTGCTGCGGCTGCCGCTCCGCTTGCGCTTCCGTGGAGGGATGCTTTTGTAGGCTAGCAGCATTcggggaaggggaagagagAGCGTAGGCGTAGCCGAACGCCGGGAAGGCAAAGGGAAACGTGGAGGGAGGGTGGGCGCCACGCGGGCGGGCGCACGCTGGCATGTGGCTCCACCTCCGCGCCGCGTATTGGCGACGCCACCGACCCACCGCCGCCAGCATCTGCTTCTTGTGCCTATGGCTACGAGCCAGGCTGCATCAGGTTATTGTTGGCAGGGGTAAATTCTTTTCGAAACGGAACAGTGGCAAATTCTGATTAACTGTTACGAAACCCAGGACTCACGTATAAGGTGAAAATCAAAATAACGTGACGGTATCAGGTCGCCTCACCAAACCGAGTGCCCCTGACGTAGCATACAGAACAGCAAATGCTCTATGTGAActccgattttttttttgttgctgttgCACTTGCACATAGCATAATTGGCGTTTGGGTGCACGACCCAAAGTCGTTGAAACAATCACACAGCACAACGGGCAAGAATATTTGTAAATCCAGGAATTTTGTGACGAAACTTTTACTGGACGAAAATGGACTGGAACAAATGGTGATTCCTGAAATATGCTTGTTTATTACTCTTACAATGACTGCCTTGACCCTCTATACACAATAATCAATTATCGGGATGTTTTACACCCACAGCAAAAGAAGATGCCTATGCCTATGTTCAGAAGAGTCTGTATTACAGCAGAGTACAGATGCAAGACGTCTGATGATTTCACCAAGCTGATCTCCTCggcttccaaaattttctaACACCAACTCTTCAGG harbors:
- the LOC117848064 gene encoding protein NRT1/ PTR FAMILY 2.13, encoding NFSGIARVLVASCRKWRLRMPHPDDARRQEALLYNGDPPAAGNDGRLVFRIPLKMKLSFLNKAAITTDAADEVRPDGSLARPWDLCSVQQVEEAKCIVKVIPVWISGTLWFTVVAELTNYTFLQASTMNLHMGRNFAIPPVSIAAVFYLAVALSVPVYDLLVARAARRVTKTKGGGNGITLLQRQGAGLAVGTLAFMVAAAVERRRRRSALALGDGASSPLPVFLLAPQLAVMGVPGALSMVGQTEFYNTQFPDQMRTLANAAFYCAQGVSSYLATLVVSVVNAATRRRGGPAGWVTDDINAGRIDYFCYAMAVLTAANFVYFLLVCAHFYRYEGEQAADAPAAAGPEPARDGGSTSDSDAALLKT
- the LOC117850507 gene encoding heavy metal-associated isoprenylated plant protein 39, whose protein sequence is MSKVTVIKVDTSCAKCKRKVLQAVSGLQGVDKIEVDSEKGTMTVTGTVDPVDVIVQARKAGRRASVITIGAPPKPAEEKKPEQQQKKADENKPAADAEKKPSADAEKKAPEQPATVFVHHVPSWPACPRYQERVVYEQDPPPCSIM
- the LOC117850506 gene encoding inositol-pentakisphosphate 2-kinase IPK1, with protein sequence MEMEGVLQAGDAKDWVYKGEGAANLILSYTGSSPAMLGKVLRVKKILKDKSQPAPSCMVFSSYEQLLWGHIPELVDSVKQDCLAQAYVMHVMSKHLGANHVDGGVRVCVSRDFLELVEKNVLNSRPAWRVNASSIDNTADAALLIPDHSLFSGNPRGNSCIAVEIKAKCGFLPSSEYISKENSIKKQVTRYKMHQHLKFHQGEISTPSEYNPLDLFSGSKERICIAIKSFFSTPQNNFRVFVNGSLVFGGMGGGADNVHPAETDKCLQDLSKVSGLELPDFIELLSEAIFRSGVLGKLLITQKLDDHDIEGAIHLYYSIISQPCLVCKNVTDAELLRKYTLLHSLPLDKSLKIVRDFLVSATAKDCSLMISFRPRESGTADSEYDSVFLDSVKQTYEYKANFIDLDVKPLDKMEHYFKLDQKIVNFYSRNEELVPSLKGSNTKDASQIQLQQ